A region of Anopheles merus strain MAF chromosome 2R, AmerM5.1, whole genome shotgun sequence DNA encodes the following proteins:
- the LOC121589714 gene encoding sodium-coupled monocarboxylate transporter 2-like has product MVKSITANPQGQFSVEDYAVFTIMLGISTAIGVYFGFFQKKKNQTTEEYLLGGRKMKTFPIAISLIASQLSGVSIMSVPAEMYSYGAQYWIIAPTMILITMIINYIFVPVFYNNHITNCYQYLEDRFSPAVKKFVTFTYVLNIYLILPIFIFIPALAFSQVSGINIHLINGIVCGVCIFYTMLGGIKAVVWTDVVQGLIMFVSCFLVVAIGVAKIGGLSEVLERAAAGNRLEIFDMTLDATTRQTFWTASVGNLFLWTGYLGLSQSCVQRIVSVPSMSHARAALWIFCAGFIVIMTLNCFTGIVIFAKYFDCDPIKVGLVQKADKLLPFFVQDVVGNLKGMPGVFISCVFSAGLSTMSANLNSLAGLIYEDYIRPFKLFKHTDASANTTMKVLILVSGVYCIAMGLIVEQFGHILQMVVTIASVTQGAVMGIFCLGMLWPWANKHGALWGSASSVIVMSWIIAGAQIAISNKEISYPPKPTSVDGCYEYGYNVTANDFPTLEAPQDEAEFSIYNISFVWYSTVGTFMVFLVGIPVSYFTGSQDLRNFRPKLISPLVHWLLPEEVLQNDFSLKAENEKLNPEPIKEWTFTAHEEEKYKERLGVIEQTL; this is encoded by the exons ATGGTGAAATCAATCACGGCCAATCCGCAGGGCCAGTTCTCGGTCGAGGACTACGCGGTGTTTACGATCATGCTCGGGATATCTACCGCGATCGGTGTGTACTTTGGCTTTTtccagaagaagaaaaaccaaaccacCGAGGAGTATCTGCTCGGCGGGCGGAAGATGAAAACGTTCCCGATCGCGATATCGCTGATCGCAAG CCAACTTTCCGGTGTGTCCATCATGTCGGTTCCGGCGGAAATGTACTCGTACGGGGCGCAGTACTGGATCATCGCCCCGACCATGATCCTCATCACGATGATCATCAACTACATCTTCGTGCCGGTGTTTTACAACAACCACATCACCAACTGCTACCAATATCTGGAGGATCGGTTCAGCCCGGCGGTGAAGAAGTTCGTCACGTTCACGTACGTCCTGAACATCTACCTGATCCTGCCGATCTTCATCTTCATACCGGCGCTGGCCTTTTCGCAAGTCAGCGGCATCAACATCCACCTGATCAACGGGATCGTGTGTGGCGTGTGCATCTTCTACACGATGCTCGGTGGCATCAAGGCGGTCGTGTGGACGGACGTCGTGCAGGGGCTGATTATGTTTGTGTCCTGCTTTCTGGTGGTGGCCATTGGGGTGGCGAAGATTGGCGGACTGTCGGAGGTGTTGGAGCGGGCAGCCGCCGGTAATCGGTTGGAGATTTTTGA CATGACACTGGATGCAACTACGCGCCAAACCTTCTGGACGGCTAGTGTGGGCAATCTGTTCCTGTGGACCGGTTACCTGGGGCTTAGCCAAAGCTGCGTCCAGCGTATTGTGTCTGTTCCGAGCATGAGCCATGCCCGGGCCGCCCTGTGGATCTTCTGCGCCGGATTCATCGTCATCATGACGCTGAACTGCTTCACCGGCATCGTCATCTTTGCCAAGTACTTCGACTGCGATCCGATCAAGGTGGGGCTGGTGCAGAAGGCGGACAAGCTGCTGCCCTTCTTCGTGCAGGATGTCGTGGGTAACCTGAAGGGTATGCCGGGAGTGTTCATCTCTTGCGTGTTCAGCGCTGGTCTGAG CACAATGTCCGCGAACCTAAACTCGCTGGCGGGCTTAATCTACGAGGACTACATACGGCCGTTCAAGCTGTTCAAACACACGGACGCGTCGGCCAATACGACCATGAAGGTGCTGATTCTGGTCAGTGGTGTGTACTGTATCGCGATGGGCCTGATCGTGGAACAGTTCGGGCACATTTTGCAGATGGTCGTCACGATCGCCAGCGTTACGCAGGGTGCCGTGATGGGCATCTTCTGTCTCGGGATGCTGTGGCCGTGGGCCAACAAACACGGTGCCCTCTGGGGCTCGGCATCCAGCGTGATCGTGATGTCGTGGATCATCGCTGGGGCACAGATCGCGATTAGCAATAAGGAAATTAGTTACCCGCCCAAACCTACCAGCGTCGATGGATGCTACGAGTACGGGTACAACGTGACGGCCAACGATTTCCCCACGCTCGAGGCGCCACAGGACGAGGCCGAGTTCTCCATCTACAACATCTCCTTCGTCTGGTACTCGACGGTGGGCACGTTCATGGTGTTTCTGGTAGGCATTCCGGTGAGCTACTTTACCGGTTCGCAGGATTTGCGCAACTTCCGACCGAAGCTGATTTCACCGCTCGTCCACTGGCTGCTCCCGGAGGAGGTGCTACAGAACGACTTTTCGCTGAAAGCAGAGAATGA AAAACTTAACCCCGAACCAATCAAAGAGTGGACCTTTACGGCGCACGAAGAGGAAAAGTACAAGGAACGGCTCGGCGTGATCGAGCAAACGCTTTAG
- the LOC121590294 gene encoding glycine-rich cell wall structural protein 2 → MNSFAVFLAFASLAAIAVAEPPSPYSYNRPSGGHGGSGGGGGGYSHGGGGGYSQGGYSSGGGYSSGGGGGGYAASVGSFSGSSSSFSSGGGGYQAVPAGVQTSEGLNVDPQLLNEIRQILLREESQSSSSSSSSGGFGGYPSAPSGSYGPPSGSYGPPSSSYGVPSGGQRVVGIDLEGVKQAIQVAQFLQTSSASVPSGSYGAPSVPSGSYGAPSAPSGSYGAPSRPSSTYGAPF, encoded by the exons ATGAACAGCTTTGCCGTG TTTTTGGCGTTCGCCTCGCTGGCGGCCATTGCCGTTGCGGAACCACCGTCCCCGTACAGCTACAACCGTCCGTCCGGCGGACATGGAGGtagcggcggcggtggcggcggctaCAGccacggtggtggcggtggctaCAGCCAGGGCGGGTACTCGAGCGGCGGCGGCTACTCGAGCGGAGGAGGCGGCGGTGGCTACGCCGCCAGCGTCGGCAGCTTCTCCGGCTCGTCTTCGTCGTTCtcgagcggcggcggcggctacCAGGCCGTCCCGGCCGGCGTCCAGACCTCCGAAGGTCTGAACGTGGATCCGCAGCTGTTGAACGAAATTCGCCAGATTCTGCTCCGCGAGGAAAGccagtcgtcgtcgtcgtcgtcgtcgtccggtGGATTTGGAGGCTACCCGTCCGCACCGTCCGGTAGCTACGGCCCGCCGTCCGGTTCGTACGGCCCACCGTCCTCCAGCTACGGCGTCCCGTCCGGTGGCCAACGTGTCGTCGGCATCGACCTCGAGGGCGTCAAGCAAGCCATCCAGGTCGCCCAGTTCCTGCAGACTTCGTCCGCTTCGGTCCCGTCCGGTTCGTACGGTGCGCCGTCCGTGCCGTCCGGCTCGTACGGTGCCCCGTCGGCCCCGTCCGGTTCGTACGGTGCGCCATCGCGCCCGTCCAGCACCTACGGTGCCCCGTTCTAA
- the LOC121588714 gene encoding heavy metal-associated isoprenylated plant protein 33-like gives MRAFGVAIVCVALVAVVLAEAPLPGGFGGNGGGGHGGYSNGGGNGGYGNGGGAGNGGGGSGGPLLQKPTGPQTMEGLMIDPQLLEQVKMVLLQHESESASNGGGSNGPSSSYGPPRNTERIVGLMLEQPVQSIQLAEYWQGDQQPPSSSYGPPQ, from the exons ATGCGCGCTTTCGGTGTTGCCATTGTG TGTGTGGCCCTGGTGGCCGTAGTGCTGGCCGAGGCACCCCTGCCAGGCGGTTTCGGTGGtaacggtggcggtggccaCGGTGGCTACAGCAACGGTGGCGGAAACGGTGGCTACGGCAACGGTGGTGGCGCCGGCAACGGTGGTGGCGGTTCCGGTGGACCGCTGCTCCAGAAGCCGACCGGCCCGCAGACGATGGAGGGACTGATGATCGACCCGCAGCTGCTCGAGCAGGTGaagatggtgctgctgcagcacgaAAGTGAATCCGCCTCGAATGGTGGTGGCTCGAACGGCCCCAGCAGCTCGTACGGTCCGCCGCGCAACACGGAACGCATCGTTGGGCTGATGCTGGAGCAGCCCGTCCAGAGCATTCAGCTGGCCGAGTACTGGCAGGGCGATCAGCAGCCACCGAGCAGCTCGTACGGACCACCGCAGTAA
- the LOC121603707 gene encoding FK506-binding protein 5-like gives MSESKAAENSKPMEVEADAPSDMKSPTKRTPKRKAVEAFQKESEELLKSLGVSVDLEDGRRRTRSSARGATPTTAAVTATPPSKRARGASTTPKRTEKPAEAEATPSKQQSPSSKSSTPKKRAIQAEPRKLVVLVDSELPKEYTRERMAAKAEKMDTTTTPKEAVAESDSVEKKKKEQEEEEKKAATTEPAEKVEEKKEELATTTEKKQEEAEETKETPDTEKKEEAKEEDKEKKEEKEVTVAKDADAATPASDAPAKEETSQDKPSTEEKAMEVDTQDGGKAAEPVNDTHPKTESAVEAQSNEKETKDVVMEDVSVQEVGKVSEKEVEKVVEKEVKEVAEKEQEKVTEKEQEKVVEKEVEKEVEKEAQKVEIESNGSVVDATVDITTPKKEGDEPAAAAAAAAGGVNSAEPANHENAKESTPKKASDDEVTETVDASKAPAESHEKVTTPATKPEPIVNEVVTAPAIGPDTEQKETETKDVTANNIAAKEDVEKVKQASNEPVIEKDGVVASN, from the exons ATGTCCGAATCTAAAGCAGCGGAAAATTCAAAGCCGATGGAGGTGGAGGCGGACGCACCATCAGATATGAAATCGCCG ACAAAGCGCACACCGAAGAGGAAAGCGGTGGAAGCGTTTCAAAAGGAAAGCGAAGAGCTGCTGAAATCACTCGGCGTTTCGGTCGATCTCGAGGATGGACGGCGCCGCACACGATCCAGTGCGCGCGGAGCGACGCCAACGACAGCAGCAGTCACTGCAACGCCACCGTCCAAGCGAGCACGCGGCGCATCGACCACACCGAAGCGCACCGAAAAGCcggcagaagcagaagcaacaCCCAGCAAGCAGCAGTCGCCGAGCTCGAAATCGTCCACCCCGAAGAAGCGTGCGATCCAGGCCGAACCAAGGAAGCTGGTAGTGCTGGTAGACTCGGAACTGCCCAAGGAGTACACCCGGGAAAGGATGGCGGCTAAGGCCGAGAAAAtggacaccaccaccacccccaaGGAAGCTGTAGCTGAGTCAGATAGTgtggagaaaaagaagaaggagcaggaggaggaggagaagaaggcAGCTACTACCGAACCAGCGGAGAAGGTAGAAGAGAAGAAGGAGGAATTGGCGACTACTACGGAAAAGAAGCAAGAAGAAGCTGAGGAAACCAAGGAAACTCCAGACACTGAGAAGAAAGAGGAAGCAAAGGAGGAGgataaagaaaagaaggaagaGAAGGAGGTGACAGTGGCGAAGGATGCGGATGCTGCCACCCCAGCAAGCGATGCACCGGCGAAGGAAGAAACGTCCCAAGACAAACCGTCAACTGAAGAAAAGGCAATGGAAGTTGATACGCAGGACGGTGGTAAAGCTGCGGAGCCGGTAAACGACACGCATCCGAAGACGGAAAGCGCGGTGGAAGCACAATCTAACGAGAAGGAAACAAAGGATGTAGTAATGGAGGATGTGTCGGTGCAGGAAGTGGGGAAGGTTTCGGAGAAGGAAGTGGAGAAAGTGGTAGAAAAGGAAGTAAAGGAGGTGGCTGAGAAGGAACAAGAGAAGGTGACCGAGAAGGAACAAGAGAAGGTGGTAGAAAAGGAAGTAGAGAAGGAGGTCGAGAAAGAGGCACAGAAGGTTGAAATTGAAAGCAATGGAAGTGTAGTCGACGCCACCGTTGATATTACAACTCCCAAGAAGGAAGGAGAcgagccagcagcagcagcagcagctgctgctggtggagtaAATTCGGCTGAACCGGCAAACCACGAAAATGCGAAGGAAAGCACACCGAAGAAGGCATCCGACGACGAGGTGACAGAAACTGTCGACGCGTCAAAGGCGCCCGCTGAATCGCACGAGAAGGTGACAACACCAGCTACAAAACCAGAGCCAATCGTGAATGAGGTTGTCACCGCTCCTGCCATCGGCCCGGACACAGAGCAGAAGGAAACGGAAACGAAGGACGTGACGGCGAACAACATCGCAGCAAAAGAGGATGTGGAAAAAgtaaagcaagcaagcaatg AGCCAGTAATAGAAAAGGATGGTGTCGTGGCCAGCAACTAG